In Bactrocera oleae isolate idBacOlea1 chromosome 5, idBacOlea1, whole genome shotgun sequence, a genomic segment contains:
- the LOC106615346 gene encoding tether containing UBX domain for GLUT4 — translation MEGKVTVLTPNFRRQNVKVTPNTTILQILEEVCLKHGLDSHEYCLKHHNKEVGLTQMFRFSGLPNNCLLEMSQTERRRTESVVNICIQLEDGSRVQGEFKPSNSLWQVIEELDSDALKSYSSPVAIYMRQEIIGKERMAETTLKSLGIIEGRAMVRVINKTAEDLKSQAYVYIPPTVKEKPNEDEEKAILTQQNSIKNSGSGGGFKITKDLVQSLKKSTSDANTEKDGALVNTTSTTTSKENEPEKPKYDWGSGVGYSIQSSRHEQDSAKDLNNLNEDDAAEMDIEPEVNIIGERNAVLYSLDETQTQAEELPDSFFDLTVEDLKLVLRDLKKASRGDEDAPLLTERLRQLEGQKTMLNKIAQYKNCVIRIQFPDRLVLQGIFKPIDKVSDVMDFVRKFLHDDQADFYLFTIPPKYILPLEKTLLELDFVPTAVVHFVFQDKEENANAADAMMEPKYLRLELKEKLTTVEGAFYAANKMRSTIARGSKPSSNDVVNDVSQQAQSEHRNPDTSLGAIPKKQRNNNINNVI, via the exons ATGGAAGGAAAGGTGACCGTATTGACCCCAAATTTTCGGAGACAAAATGTAAAAGTCACACCTAATACAACCATTCTACAG attttggaAGAGGTTTGTCTGAAGCATGGCTTAGACAGCCATGAATATTGTTTAAAGCATCATAATAAAGAGGTTGGTCTTACGCAAATGTTCCGATTCAGTGGACTACCTAACAACTGCTTATTGGAAATGTCACAAACCGAACGCAGAAGAACCGAGTCTGTGGTGAACATCTGCATTCAACTAGAAGATGGTTCTCGAGTTCAAGGGGAGTTTAAACCAAGCAATAGCCTATGGCAGGTTATAGAAGAGCTTGACTCAGATGCATTAAAAAGCTACTCTAGCCCTGTCGCGATTTATATGCGTCAAGAAATTATCGGAAAGGAACGTATGGCTGAAACAACACTGAAATCATTAGGTATTATTGAAGGGCGTGCTATGGTGCGTGTTATAAATAAAACCGCTGAAGATTTGAAGTC TCAAGCTTACGTCTACATACCGCCAACGGTTAAAGAGAAGCCAAATGAAGATGAAGAAAAGGCAATACTAACTCAAcaaaattcaatcaaaaataGTGGTAGTGGTGGTGGtttcaaaataacaaaagaTTTGGTGCAATCTCTAAAGAAATCCACGTCTGATGCCAACACTGAAAAGGATGGAGCACTAGTAAATACGACTAGTACAACGACGAGCAAGGAGAATGAGCCGGAAAAACCCAAATATGACTGGGGTTCAGGTGTCGGTTATTCCATACAAAGTTCAAGGCATGAGCAGGATTCCGCAAAGGACCTCAACAATTTGAATGAGGACGATGcagccgaaatggatattgaACCGGAAGTAAACATC atcgGCGAACGAAACGCCGTACTATATTCGCTTGACGAGACTCAAACGCAGGCTGAAGAATTGCCTGATTCCTTTTTCGATTTAACCGTTGAAGATCTTAAATTGGTATTGCGTGACTTAAAAAAGGCATCTAGAGGTGATGAAGATGCACCGCTACTTACGGAACGTCTGCGTCAATTAGAAGGACAGAAAACCATGCTAAATAAAATTGCGCAGTACAAGAATTGTGTGATAAGAATTCAATTCCCAGATCGACTTGTTCTGCAGGGTATCTTCAAGCCCATTGATAAAGTTTCCGATGTCATGGACTTTGTGCGAAAGTTTTTGCATGACGATCAAGCTGATTTTTATTTGT TTACTATACCTCCGAAATATATTTTGCCCTTGGAGAAAACGCTGTTGGAATTGGATTTCGTACCTACAGCCGTTGTGCACTTTGTCTTTCAAGATAAAGAAGAAAATGCTAATGCGGCGGATGCAATGATGGAACCAAAATATTTGAGGTTGGAGTTGAAGGAAAAACTTACCACTGTAGAGGGCGCTTTTTATGCAGCAAACAAAATGCG TTCAACGATTGCACGAGGTTCAAAACCTAGTTCAAACGATGTTGTAAATGATGTGTCACAGCAGGCGCAGAGTGAACATCGAAATCCTGACACATCATTGGGCGCCATTCCCAAAAAGCAGCGAAATAATAATATCAACAATGTAATTTGA